The following nucleotide sequence is from Melioribacteraceae bacterium.
TTATAATTTCTAGTAAAGATAAAATCTTATTGATAAGATTAAATCGCATTGGTGATGCATTAGTTACGACGCATTTAATTAAGAACATTAAAGAGCATACCGGTTGTGAAATTCATGTTCTTGCCGATAGAAAGAATCATTTCATCTTTGAGAATGATGCGAATGTGGATAGAACATTAGTTTTCCCGAAAAAGTTAAAAGAAATAAAAATTCTACAAGAAGAAATTAATAATTCAGAATACCAAGCGTTGTTTGATTTACATGACGACGTTTCAACTTCTGTTTCGTTCTTTATTGGTTTGCTGAATGTAAAAAACAAAGTTGGATATAATAAAAAATCAAAAAAAATATTTACTCATCTTGTTCCTTATCTTGATCCTACTAAACATCACATAATGGAACGTTATCTACAATTTTTGAATTTTTTAAATATTCCATTTGACCAAAATAAAATTAAAGTAAACTATCAACCGACCACTGAAGCTTTACAGTATGCAGATGAATTAATAAACAATCTTTTTGAAGAAAAGAAATTCTTGGTAGGTATTAATATTTCAGCCGGAAGCGAAGCACGTTTTTGGGGAATTGAAAGATATAAGAAATTGATTTCGTATTTTTCGCAGTACGATATAAATATTATATTGTTTTCTTCTCCCTCTGAAATTGAGAAGGCAAAACAAATTATAGAAAATGAAAAACTAATATCTGCAGAACCAACTTTTGAAAAAATGACAGCAGTGTTAAAACAAATTGATTTTTTATTTTCACCCGATACTTCTCTCGTTCATATTGCATCCAGTTATAATTTGCCTGTGTTTGGTATTTACATTAATTATAATACGGATCATGTAGTTTGGTATCCGTATAATACCGAGCACGAATTAATAATAACGGAAAAACCGAATTTCAATGAACTCGAGTTTGATACAGTAATTAACAAATTAAAAATATTTTTTGAGTGTATTTATTATGACAAAAGAAATTCCTAATTGTAAACGATTTACCGGTTATAAACCTTGTTATCCCGATCATAACTGTTGGACAGATGGTTGCAAGGATAATATTTCTTTCGGCACAAAAATTCTTATAATTAATTTAGATGCAATGGGTGATGTTTTAATGACAACAGCTCAGCTAGCAACCTTGAAGAAAGTTTATCCGGAATCGACAATTATGTGGGTGACATTAAAAGTTGCTCATAAGTTATTGGAGAACAATCCCTTGATCGATAAAGTATATGCTTATGATGCTGAATCAATTTCTATACTAAGTTCAATGAAATTTGATCTGGTAATGAATGTTGATAAATCCCAGCGCTCGGGTTCATTAGCTATGCAAGTCGATGCTGAGAAACGATTAGGTTTCGGAATAAATGAAAGAGGTCAAATTATTCCTTTAAACAAAGGTGCCGAATATAATTATTTATTAGGGATGGATGATCATTTAAAGTTCAAAGTCAATCAAAGAACTGGGCA
It contains:
- a CDS encoding glycosyltransferase family 9 protein; this translates as MKEIEIYLRKLLLSLYLFFRKNEKKNTELIISSKDKILLIRLNRIGDALVTTHLIKNIKEHTGCEIHVLADRKNHFIFENDANVDRTLVFPKKLKEIKILQEEINNSEYQALFDLHDDVSTSVSFFIGLLNVKNKVGYNKKSKKIFTHLVPYLDPTKHHIMERYLQFLNFLNIPFDQNKIKVNYQPTTEALQYADELINNLFEEKKFLVGINISAGSEARFWGIERYKKLISYFSQYDINIILFSSPSEIEKAKQIIENEKLISAEPTFEKMTAVLKQIDFLFSPDTSLVHIASSYNLPVFGIYINYNTDHVVWYPYNTEHELIITEKPNFNELEFDTVINKLKIFFECIYYDKRNS